ACCAGCGATCCAGAGTTGAATCTGATTGCCGGCACCTGTAAAGGATCTAGTGGTCCTCCGGAGAATTTCACTACGTTTGAAGACACTTTGGATAAACCGTACAATATCGAGATTAGGAACGGAAACAAAGTCAATGATGGTAAGTACTGGTACGGTTCTACAGGTGAATTCCCGAGCACCAGTTACAATTCGGGCGATTACTCACCGTATCCAATCACTCCCGCCGTCGATCTCACCTACACCGGCCCACAGACCGGCTACAACCGCACCATCATGCTGGAGAACAGCACATGATTGGGTCGTTGTTCGCCGACACACGCGGTGTCTCGCCGGCGGTTACACAGGCGTTGACCATCGGCATCTCGACGCTCCTGGTCACCGGTCTGTTGATCGCCGGTGGGTCGCTGATCGAGGGACAGACCGAAAACGTCGCCCGCGAGGGCCTGATCGACATCGGTTCGGGTGTCGCAACCGATCTGGTCCGACTCGACCAGTTCAACACGTCGACGCTGAACTCCGACATCGAGTTCCGGTCGCGCTATCCCGAGCGCGTCGCCGGCGAGCAGTACCGGATCTCGCTCGTTCCGACGAGCAGCCAGACCAGAATCTACGTCAACTCGACCGTGGAAGATTACTCGACGGTCGTCCGGTTCGAGAACCAGAGCCGTATCTGTTCGGGGACCGCCGACGGCGGCGCGGTCACGGTCCGGTTCAAC
Above is a window of Haloarcula halophila DNA encoding:
- a CDS encoding DUF7266 family protein, coding for MIGSLFADTRGVSPAVTQALTIGISTLLVTGLLIAGGSLIEGQTENVAREGLIDIGSGVATDLVRLDQFNTSTLNSDIEFRSRYPERVAGEQYRISLVPTSSQTRIYVNSTVEDYSTVVRFENQSRICSGTADGGAVTVRFNTSSSAQCMEIRD